ATGATTCGTTCGCAATGAGTAAATTAGTTGTATGCAGCGAATTTCGTTATTATTAcattgtttgtgtttgtttgtttggcagATAGATAGGCAAGCACAAAAAGACTACTACAAGAGTTATAAAGATATTATATTCTTTACATATTATTATCAATGGGCTATCAATTATTATCGGCTCAACAAGACCGCATAATCAAAATGATAattgtaataataaataaacaatctCTGCAAACAAGGCAGCTCTCGATCAGAAAAGAAATAAAGCTTTTATGTGCGATTGAAACAATCGTTGAAAACACGTACTTTTCTCCATTAGAAATAGGTAGCCACGTTTTGTAAAAATTTCCTCGGGCTTCTGTTAACACAAAGTATTAGAATCTTTTCAAGCGTATACAATGTGGTGTATCAACTTACTGTGCGCTTTTCCATATACTTTGTTTTCAATTCAGTCACTTTTTCGCGTGCCTCCTCGAAATTTTCCCGAGTCTAAAAGTAATGGGTAGCGTTATTTCGATATATCACAATGGAAAACGAATGTTCGCCTACTTTTTGCACTTTGTGCCTCAAATCCTGCAGATAGTCGCGATGATCCTCCGCCTGTTCGTGCGCCGTGTGGTAGAAAACCAGCCAGCCAGAGATAAATGCGAGCAATATTTCGACAAATTCGAATTTGATTCGTTCCTGCACTTCCTGGATGCGCAGCACATAGCTCAGCGACTCCTGGATATACTCGCGTTCATGCATTCCCAAGCTGGCGTCAGCCTGCAAAGAAAGAAATTGTATTAACATTAATACTATAGCACTAAATTACAAGTAGTACAACTATTTATTCATAGAACTATGCCATTTCAAAGTGAAGTGTTTCAAAAAACCTTTCTATATCTATTATTTTTACGTTGCACAACAAGTTCGGCGTGTAAACTATAGCTATTCGATGGCAATTGCATTGAATTTGAAATAACTTACCTCCTGTATTGTGTTTTCGGGCTTTTTGGTTGACATATTGAGGAAACGCTCCTGCGATTGACAAAATTTCTCCGTCTTTTTATCaaatttctttttgttttctttgacGCCACCGATTTGCTTTTTTCGAAAATCCTCCAGTGACTCAATAATATGTTTATCGGCGAGCGTTAGCTAGTTGGCAATTGTTAATAGATTGTTCAGATTGTCACGAATTTGGAAACCAAACCAGCCAACTTACCATTTTTTCGCGCTCATCTTCAATATTGCCAATTATAGCACCAAATCGCTTCAGGCTTTCACAAATGACATTCTCATCGTCGGTCTGAGCAGTGCCAATGCACTCAAAGTTAAAATCGTTAAGTAAAATGGCCAATTGTTTCATTCGAGTGGACAGCACTGAAAGAgtatttaaatgcaatttgataagccattgaaataaatatgaaagcaaaaggaaaacatcAATTTACGTCAATGAACAAAACAAACTAGGCAGCCTCGCCTCACTTCGCACCTCATAAATACAGCACAGATATACAAAAACGAAAGAAACATGTATAATACGAAGGCCTTTTTGGAGAAGAAGAGGAGGTCTGCTCCTAAACGAAAGTAAGCTAATGCATTCCCACTGTCCATATGCTCATTTCAATAATGTTACGAAACGCCAAAGGCTTTCTCACTTGGAACAGTCATTTGTGAATTTTGCAAAAAGTATACCAGAACGGAAGAAAGATCCGGATCAGTCCAAGATTATCAAAATAGACCGCGATGAGCCGGCAGTTGAATACCTGATACCGTTCATCCAGGGATACGAGGCTGCGGATGTACTAGTCACTGTTCAGGAACGCGTCTTCGTCTGCCACACTATCATACTTTGTATTTACTCAAGAcgaatgctgaaaatattgcAGGAGGACATTGAAAATGTTGTCTTCAAGTCGAATGATTTGAGCCCGAAGGGATTCAGCGAGGCATATCTATGGATGATATCCACAGATGCCGAGGTGAATCCGTGCGATATGGACGACATTTTGAGGGCCGCTTACTTCCTGGACATACCCGAGCTACTCGAGGCCTGTTGGGCGAACCTGGATGGGTGTGCATCTTTTGAGATCGCTGCGTTTAGCCAATTGTTTAATTTACGGGCAGCCACCAATTTGTCGGATGTATTCGATAAGCTTGTGGGACGCATCTCCACTTCAATTTTGCCAGCCGCATCGACTCGGGAATTCCTGTGCCTCAACGAAATGCAAATTTGCAGCATACTCAAGTCCAACTTTCTGGCAGTCAATTCGGAAATGGAGGCAAGTcctatatctatatctatatctatatatctgtTTAACTACCTAGAAGTATAACCGTGATATATGTATCCACAGCTTTTATATTCCGCCTTAATGTGGCTAGCGCATCTTTGGCCGGAACGACGTTCGAGTACCTATCCGGTTTTGAATCAAATTCGCTACTGCTTCATGCCGCCAATCATGCTAAAGAAGATCAGAGGAGAGGAACTCCAGGAGACGCCCCATTTCATTGACATTCTAAAGGAGTTTAGCAAGTCGCCCGGCGTCGTCCAACATTTGCGGGACGCAGTGTTCGAAAGCAGTTTGCTCATAAGCGTGCGCAACGATCCGAGTGTACTCAAGACGCAATTGGAGTTCAAGGAGGTGAAGATAAAGGAGTCACGCCATTGGATACAGGATCATACCTGTGACTACCATCGGCAGGTGACCCCGCTGTGTCCAAATATGCATTTCATAACGCTAAAGGAATATCAAGATTACCTAAAGCGCCTGACGCTTGGACCCGAATTCAACGCCTGTTTGGAGTATACCGGGGATGGGAAATCAGAAGAACCACAAGATTCGTAATAATATGAACGGATCGAACTTATGTAGTTGGAATAATGTTAAATTTGCAAGTTCAAATTAGTTATAAATcatttttgtttactttaatACACATTTTACGCCCACCGGCTAAATGGATTGCACTTACTCTTCGCCGCACTCATAAGATCTTTGACCTCTTTGATAATTCGTTTTATTTGATGACTAGTGTGGTCCAGTTCCTTTTCATGTCGATTCAAATTTTCGCGAAAGTCCGGACTGTCGACGATGCATTCTTCGAACTCCAGAGGCTCCAAGCCGCGGCGTACATTTTTGCCGCCGCCCATGATGTTTGCGTTTGcttttaataatattgaatttgaatatttgCTGTGATTTTCAGTTTCGGTTGTATTTAGGCTTTTGCTTCGATGCCAATTTCCAATGTCCACAGGGTTAAGCGCATTCGCAGAGACTGATATATTGTGATATTGTGTAGATTTGCCGGGCGACTGCGAGAAAACTGCGGTGCTTGCAACATTTACAGCTGGAATCGCGCtccttttatatatatttactattCAAGCCAAATACTGTTTTATCAGTTGGTGGATGATGCATATTGGTAATTCTTCCTGCAAAGACAACAGATATAAGATATGTTTTTGAACAACAGGTGGAGTTAATTGCGCACAACTTGCATTGCGGCTGACTGGCCAAAGAATACGCCAAGTTACTGGGAAATGTTTTTTTAGCTGTTAGTAGTTAACTGTTAGTAGTTAATTGATCTTAAAGCGTGATTCACTCGATtccctttctttttttttcttatcaACCTTGTATTAAAGAACTTGCATTCTCTCTTTAAGAGAACCCATTGCTTTGTGTGGCTTTAAAACGATATATTGAGTATATAGCAATCACTGGAATACTTAATAGCCTAAATTAACCAATAATTAGCAAGTGATGTCCATTATGTATTATGTGTATTCTGGCATTAGTGATTTTGAATTAAGGGCGGTTCCCCATTCGATAAACTCGTAAACTGTGAAATTTCGAAAATAAGAGCAGATCCGCAATGTAAACTGATGAGATTATATAAAAAGATAATTTGAAACGATGTGCGACGATAAAATGTGGGCAGTCAACGACTAACTTTCATCAAGAACGGACTATTGTTTATTTCTTATCGTCTGTGTACCGAGCAAGACCCACACTCTAGTAAATTTCTTATCTTTCGCAAACATATACAAGCGTTTACCAAAAACAAGTTTAAAT
The Drosophila mauritiana strain mau12 chromosome X, ASM438214v1, whole genome shotgun sequence DNA segment above includes these coding regions:
- the LOC117146429 gene encoding uncharacterized protein LOC117146429 translates to MYNTKAFLEKKRRSAPKRKLSHLEQSFVNFAKSIPERKKDPDQSKIIKIDRDEPAVEYLIPFIQGYEAADVLVTVQERVFVCHTIILCIYSRRMLKILQEDIENVVFKSNDLSPKGFSEAYLWMISTDAEVNPCDMDDILRAAYFLDIPELLEACWANLDGCASFEIAAFSQLFNLRAATNLSDVFDKLVGRISTSILPAASTREFLCLNEMQICSILKSNFLAVNSEMELLYSALMWLAHLWPERRSSTYPVLNQIRYCFMPPIMLKKIRGEELQETPHFIDILKEFSKSPGVVQHLRDAVFESSLLISVRNDPSVLKTQLEFKEVKIKESRHWIQDHTCDYHRQVTPLCPNMHFITLKEYQDYLKRLTLGPEFNACLEYTGDGKSEEPQDS